A window of Cheilinus undulatus linkage group 1, ASM1832078v1, whole genome shotgun sequence contains these coding sequences:
- the LOC121511334 gene encoding scavenger receptor cysteine-rich type 1 protein M160-like, whose product MDQRVLIVFLWLWSSAVPDDVRLVGGASRCAGILERRDGGDWRAVNVSLSEWNLTSAETLCRQLDCGSVLSLGRPESSSRTDPPSYSRNLQITCSDPDEVRLVGGSSTCSGRLEWKHHGEWRPVDASYSTRDLKFPAVICRRLDCGSAVSAREIDESSDRPVWGVIRDCVESKSTLKECVVTEDQSSSFGMEITCSDSVRLVNGTGLCSGRLEVKSDQRWSPVCEEGLDLQGAQVVCRELGCGAPSVFKGGMFGEVEAPLWTRDFQCEGNESTLLDCGGSGSGRNTCSPGKAVGLSCENPDYFRLVGEPSRCAGTLGTKDVKGWRPLVEWGSGWDQRSAAVVCTILKCGSAVSTRAVKHENRRPVWGIRPSCVQTTSSLLKCVDYGFEFSDEGLEVICSDLLEKPNITFSFSTDGVSEATPQGFQALIGTSFNITCSIKPQYEGGDFQLIFSDSVTTQSYTLTAVNHSAHFLFPPATQSHGGQYSCVYHLHVLSHNFSSESQTLSLTVGDPLRDLIIRCVVLIGGLLIYDTALYCYYKVKTRQIPRDY is encoded by the exons CGGTTCCTGATGATGTCAGGTTGGTGGGCGGAGCCAGCCGCTGTGCTGGGATCctggagaggagagatggaggcGACTGGAGAGCAGTAAACGTCTCTCTGTCTGAGTGGAACCTGACGTCTGCAGAGACTCTGTGCAGACAGCTGGACTGTGGTTCTGTACTTTCACTGGGACGACCAGAGAGCTCCTCAAGGACTGATCCACCGTCATATTCTAGAAACCTGCAGATCACCTGCTCAG ACCCTGATGAAGTCCGGTTGGTGGGAGGATCCAGCACCTGCTCTGGTAGACTAGAGTGGAAACACCATGGAGAGTGGAGACCAGTGGATGCTTCGTACTCTACGCGTGATCTAAAGTTTCCAGCTGTGATCTGTAGAAGACTCGACTGTGGCTCTGCTGTTTCAGCTAGAGAGATAGATGAATCCTCTGACAGACCTGTGTGGGGGGTTATCCGTGATTGTGTAGAGTCTAAATCTACATTAAAGGAATGTGTGGTAACAGAGGATCAGTCCAGCAGTTTTGGGATGGAAATCACCTGCTCAG ACTCAGTCAGACTGGTGAATGGGACTGGTCTGTGTTCAGGCAGACTGGAGGTGAAGTCTGACCAGCGCTGGTCCCCAGTGTGTGAGGAGGGCTTGGACCTGCAGGGTGCCCAGGTGGTCTGCAGGGAGCTGGGCTGTGGGGCTCCTTCAGTCTTCAAGGGGGGAATGTTTGGAGAAGTGGAGGCTCCGCTCTGGACCAGAGACTTCCAGTGTGAAGGTAACGAGTCTACTCTCCTGGACTGTGGAGGATCTGGCTCAGGTAGAAACACCTGCTCACCTGGTAAAGCTGTTGGACTCTCCTGTGAAA ATCCAGATTATTTCAGGTTGGTGGGAGAGCCCAGCCGGTGTGCAGGAACACTGGGGACGAAAGACGTGAAAGGGTGGAGACCTTTGGTAGAGTGGGGTTCTGGCTGGGAccagaggtctgcagctgtAGTGTGTACAATTCTGAAATGTGGTTCTGCTGTTTCAACAAGAGCAGTGAAACATGAGAACAGAAGGCCGGTGTGGGGGATCAGACCTTCCTGTGTCCAGACAACGTCTTCTCTGTTGAAGTGTGTAGATTATGGATTTGAGTTCAGCGATGAGGGCCTTGAGGTGATCTGCTCAG ATTTGCTTGAAAAGCCAAACATCACCTTCTCCTTCTCCACTGACGGGGTTTCCGAGGCCACGCCGCAGGGCTTCCAGGCCCTCATTGGCACTAGCTTCAACATCACATGCTCCATCAAACCtcagtatgaaggaggagatttCCAGCTCATCTTCTCTGACTCCGTCACAACACAGAGCTACACCCTGACAGCTGTCAACCATTCTGCCcatttcctgtttcctcctgCAACCCAGAGCCACGGAGGGCAGTACAGCTGTGTTTATCACCTCCATGTTCTCTCCCATAACTTCTCCTCAGAGAGccagactctctctctcactgtcgGAG ACCCTCTGAGAGACCTGATCATCAGATGTGTGGTCCTGATTGGTGGTCTGCTGATATACGACACTGCCCTCTACTGCTACTATAAG GTCAAAACCAGACAGATCCCCAGGGACTACTGA